In a genomic window of Telopea speciosissima isolate NSW1024214 ecotype Mountain lineage chromosome 5, Tspe_v1, whole genome shotgun sequence:
- the LOC122663301 gene encoding putative disease resistance RPP13-like protein 1, with amino-acid sequence MSAMGQLIGGSFLSAFLQVAFDRFASPEIMEFLLRWKMDLDEVESLKRTSAMIQALADEAEVKQFTNGAVKLWLDHLKQLLYDAEDILDEYATELLRLKMESAHQTQQVRNPVPLTPSTESSVSSWLNSGMESAVKSINGTLEGIKGIGPKVYNIAEELPEIKRFGSKVREINQRLKSVAQEGVALGLNSSMGFGSSRPMVFSQKPPTSSLVNKYKVFGREEDMETIVGWLLSDKTQCPSDNGNNFSVLPIVGMGGVGKTTLAQLVYNDVKVKKHFHLKAWVCVSEDFDVVRLTKEILESVTGSSPPNSLDLLQVKLQEALREKRFLLVLDDVWNENYERWDAFSTAFAFSTPGIKILVTTRNKGAASIVHTVPNDHSLKVLSDEACFALVRRHAFMEENTSDANQKMELFGQEIVKKCKGLPLAVKTLAGLLRDKRESSQWKAILENKIWDFSESEILPSLMLSYHHLPPLLKRCFAYCALFPKDYIFNKMELVVLWMAEGTVQPKERKRLEDVGAGYFDELFMRSFFELSNRRHALAGLPLFIDLSKELSTRSFFESSCITGSGFVMHDLIHDLAQFVSGGIYCRREYDKPSQVLTTARHLSYVMDNYDAEKIEFETMKSLRTFLTLNDIVGSPRYFLPTMQFQFHFLRVLRFRNCCNCELPDSVGKLKHLRFLDLSFSDIVRLPDSIGNLYNL; translated from the coding sequence atgtcAGCTATGGGACAACTCATTGGAGGGTCCTTCCTCTCGGCCTTCCTTCAGGTGGCCTTCGACAGGTTTGCCTCTCCTGAGATTATGGAATTCTTACTTCGATGGAAAATGGACTTGGATGAAGTGGAGTCACTGAAGCGGACGTCAGCCATGATTCAGGCATTAGCTGATGAAGCTGAAGTGAAGCAATTCACCAACGGTGCTGTGAAACTCTGGCTCGACCATCTCAAACAACTCCTCTATGATGCTGAGGACATACTGGATGAGTATGCCACTGAACTTCTACGCCTCAAAATGGAATCTGCTCACCAAACCCAACAGGTACGCAATCCTGTTCCTCTCACTCCATCAACTGAAAGTAGTGTTTCTTCTTGGTTGAACTCAGGCATGGAATCTGCAGTTAAGAGCATCAATGGAACTTTAGAAGGAATAAAAGGCATTGGGCCTAAGGTTTATAACATTGCTGAAGAGCTGCCGGAAATTAAAAGATTTGGATCTAAAGTAAGGGAAATTAACCAGAGGTTAAAAAGTGTAGCACAAGAAGGTGTTGCTCTTGGTTTGAACTCGAGCATGGGATTTGGGTCCTCAAGGCCCATGGTATTCAGTCAAAAGCCACCAACGAGTTctttggtgaataaatataaAGTTTTTGGCCGAGAGGAAGATATGGAGACGATTGTTGGATGGTTGCTATCAGACAAAACTCAATGTCCCAGTGACAATGGCAATAATTTCTCAGTGCTACCCATAGTCGGCATGGGTGGAGTTGGGAAGACTACCCTTGCTCAACTTGTTTATAACGATGTGAAAGTTAAGAAGCATTTTCATTTGAAAGCTTGGGTCTGTGTATCAGAGGATTTTGATGTGGTAAGGTTAACCAAAGAAATTCTCGAGTCAGTTACTGGGTCATCCCCTCCTAATTCACTGGACCTGCTACAGGTGAAACTTCAAGAAGCTTTAAGGGAGAAAAGATTCTTATTGGTCCTAGATGACGTGTGGAACGAGAACTACGAGAGATGGGATGCCTTCAGCACCGCGTTTGCATTCAGTACACCAGGAATCAAGATATTGGTTACAACACGGAACAAAGGTGCTGCATCAATTGTGCACACTGTTCCGAACGATCATTCTCTAAAAGTTCTGTCAGACGAGGCATGTTTTGCATTGGTTAGAAGGCACGCTTTCATGGAAGAAAATACCTCTGATGCAAATCAAAAGATGGAATTATTTGGACAAGAAATTGTGAAAAAATGTAAGGGTTTACCTTTGGCTGTAAAGACACTTGCTGGCCTCTTGCGGGATAAAAGAGAGAGTAGTCAATGGAAAGCTATTTTGGAGAATAAAATATGGGATTTCAGCGAAAGTGAGATCCTTCCATCACTCATGTTGAGCTACCATCATCTCCCACCACTTCTGAAGAGATGCTTTGCATACTGTGCTTTGTTTCCGAAAGACTATATATTCAACAAGATGGAATTAGTCGTCTTGTGGATGGCGGAAGGTACTGTtcaaccaaaagaaagaaaacggCTGGAAGATGTAGGGGCTGGGTATTTTGACGAACTATTTATGAGGTCTTTCTTTGAGTTATCTAATCGTCGTCATGCTTTGGCGGGACTCCCGTTGTTTATTGACTTATCAAAAGAGCTTAGCACAAGATCATTTTTTGAGTCATCCTGTATCACGGGATCAGGATTTGTGATGCACGATCTGATCCATGATTTAGCGCAATTTGTTTCGGGTGGAATATATTGTAGGAGAGAGTATGATAAGCCATCCCAAGTTCTTACTACAGCCCGTCACTTGTCCTATGTTATGGACAATTATGATGCTGAGAAGATAGAATTTGAGACCATGAAAAGCTTACGCACCTTTCTAACTCTAAATGATATTGTAGGTAGTCCCAGGTACTTTTTGCCCACCATGCAATTCCAATTCCACTTCCTGCGTGTGCTTCGTTTCAGAAATTGTTGCAATTGTGAATTGCCTGATTCAGTTGGCAAGTTGAAACATCTACGGTTTCTTGATCTCTCGTTTTCTGATATTGTGAGGTTGCCCGACTCAATTGGAAATCTTTACAATCTATAA